Proteins encoded within one genomic window of Nonomuraea gerenzanensis:
- a CDS encoding YrdB family protein has protein sequence MLALAKNANMLLMFLLELGVLASVAYWGFTVSPNWGVKLLAGLGGPALFIAAWALFGANGGANATFPLTGLARAALEILWFGGGALALYASGLITSTIVFSALFIVNAVLRIFWNEV, from the coding sequence ATGCTCGCCCTCGCCAAGAACGCCAACATGTTGCTGATGTTCCTCCTGGAGCTCGGCGTGCTGGCGTCCGTCGCCTACTGGGGCTTCACGGTCAGCCCGAACTGGGGGGTCAAGCTGCTGGCCGGGCTCGGCGGCCCGGCGCTGTTCATCGCGGCGTGGGCGCTGTTCGGGGCGAACGGCGGCGCGAACGCCACGTTCCCGCTCACCGGCCTGGCTCGCGCCGCGCTGGAGATCCTCTGGTTCGGCGGCGGCGCCCTGGCGCTCTACGCCTCCGGGCTGATCACCTCCACCATCGTCTTCTCCGCACTCTTCATCGTGAACGCGGTCCTCCGCATCTTCTGGAACGAGGTCTGA
- a CDS encoding PEP/pyruvate-binding domain-containing protein: MKLVAPLRAFGRADLATAGGKGANLGELVRNGFPVPDGFVVTTYAYELVAQGGGTRFEQVELPGELRRAITDAYAGLGGGPVAVRSSATAEDLPGAAFAGQQDTYLNVVGEPALIDAVRRCWGSLWNERAVAYRARLGISDSEVRIAVVVQRMVEAEVAGVLFTADPVSGDRGRLVIDASSGLGEAVVSGLVTPDHYVVDGRGRVDFTPGRREVVIRSAAGGGVVRETAARARAERPVGGAERLPDVGGAERLPDEVVAELGRLGREVAAQFGRPQDIEWAYAQGRLHLLQARPMTALPPPPVGRLNPFQRRLATVLMEYLPERPYPIDMSTWVPHGPAGLMRNVLGSFGVRRAFDDFLQEEDGVVYRMLPPSPKPTVKVLAAPFRVLAKARRYDPARWTEDRRFRDYLASVEALRGRDLRAMTWGELLRVPRQALALVGPVADLRVDYLPGTGVALLRLLVAVRVLGRGEVFADLLHGARTRTTDANAALERLAEVARRTGALEADPVPAEFAEAMAAFLDEFGHRETASPILVTPPTWADAPEVVLGLVRMLTSGSAMPHSSPARQESPSSQGLPAPQGPGARKEGDDALGRLLAHPLLRGKGRRARMTRWVQAARAGVAFREDSHFFFMMPQPILRRSLLELGRRLCDAGVLDVPEAVFHLRLEELEEIEDVTALRGPHAERLRETVARRALKREELAGVRLIDPAAIFPPAETGDALLTGAPVGGGSATGPVKVIATPAEFGRLAAGDVLVCPYTNPSWTPLFQHAAAVVVDTGGAASHAAIVAREYGIPAVMGTGTGTSTLQDGQLVTVNGDTGTVTSPVTATAGGGPAAGAVTGPGAS; the protein is encoded by the coding sequence GTGAAACTCGTCGCACCGCTGCGTGCCTTCGGCCGCGCCGATCTGGCCACGGCCGGGGGGAAGGGCGCCAACCTGGGCGAGCTGGTCAGGAACGGCTTTCCGGTGCCTGACGGCTTCGTCGTCACCACGTACGCGTACGAGCTGGTCGCTCAGGGCGGCGGCACGCGTTTCGAGCAGGTGGAGCTGCCAGGTGAGCTGCGGCGGGCGATCACCGACGCCTACGCCGGGCTCGGCGGCGGGCCCGTGGCCGTGCGGTCGAGTGCCACGGCCGAGGACCTGCCGGGCGCGGCGTTCGCCGGGCAGCAGGACACCTACCTCAACGTCGTCGGCGAGCCTGCTCTGATCGATGCGGTCCGGCGGTGCTGGGGGTCGTTGTGGAACGAGCGTGCCGTCGCCTATCGGGCGCGGCTGGGCATCTCCGACTCGGAGGTGCGGATCGCGGTGGTGGTGCAGCGGATGGTGGAGGCGGAGGTGGCGGGGGTGCTGTTCACCGCTGATCCGGTCAGTGGTGATCGGGGGCGGCTGGTCATCGACGCGAGCAGCGGGCTGGGGGAGGCCGTGGTGTCGGGGCTGGTCACGCCGGACCATTACGTGGTGGACGGGCGGGGGCGCGTCGACTTCACCCCGGGACGTCGGGAGGTGGTCATCCGCAGTGCGGCCGGTGGCGGGGTCGTGCGTGAGACGGCGGCGCGGGCGCGCGCCGAGCGGCCGGTCGGCGGGGCAGAGCGGCTGCCGGATGTCGGCGGGGCAGAGCGGCTGCCGGATGAGGTGGTGGCCGAGCTGGGGCGGCTGGGGCGGGAGGTGGCCGCGCAGTTCGGGCGGCCGCAGGACATCGAGTGGGCGTACGCGCAGGGACGGCTGCACCTGCTGCAGGCGCGGCCGATGACCGCGCTGCCGCCGCCTCCGGTGGGCCGGCTCAACCCGTTCCAGCGCCGCCTGGCCACGGTCTTGATGGAGTACCTGCCCGAGCGGCCGTACCCGATCGACATGTCCACCTGGGTCCCCCATGGTCCGGCCGGGCTGATGCGCAACGTCCTGGGCAGCTTCGGCGTGCGGCGCGCGTTCGACGACTTCCTCCAGGAGGAGGACGGCGTCGTCTACCGGATGCTGCCTCCGTCGCCGAAGCCGACCGTCAAGGTGCTCGCGGCGCCGTTCCGGGTGCTGGCGAAGGCCAGGCGGTACGACCCGGCCCGGTGGACGGAGGATCGGCGGTTCCGTGACTACCTCGCGTCGGTCGAGGCGCTGCGGGGGCGGGATCTGCGGGCGATGACGTGGGGTGAGCTGCTGCGGGTGCCTCGGCAGGCGCTGGCGTTGGTGGGGCCTGTGGCCGATCTGCGGGTGGACTACCTGCCGGGGACGGGGGTGGCGCTGCTGCGGCTGCTGGTGGCTGTTCGGGTGCTGGGGCGGGGGGAGGTGTTCGCCGATCTGCTGCACGGGGCGCGTACCCGGACCACGGACGCCAATGCGGCGTTGGAGCGGCTGGCCGAGGTGGCGCGGCGGACGGGGGCGCTGGAGGCGGATCCGGTGCCTGCGGAGTTCGCGGAGGCGATGGCGGCGTTCCTGGACGAGTTCGGTCATCGGGAGACCGCGAGCCCGATCCTGGTCACGCCGCCCACGTGGGCGGATGCTCCGGAGGTGGTGCTCGGACTGGTGAGGATGCTGACCTCGGGCTCGGCCATGCCGCACAGCTCTCCTGCGCGGCAAGAGTCACCCTCGTCGCAAGGGCTGCCCGCGCCGCAGGGGCCGGGTGCGCGGAAGGAGGGCGATGACGCGCTGGGACGCCTGCTCGCCCACCCCCTGCTGCGGGGCAAGGGCCGTCGCGCTCGCATGACACGCTGGGTGCAGGCCGCGCGGGCGGGGGTCGCGTTCAGGGAGGACAGCCACTTCTTCTTCATGATGCCGCAGCCCATCCTGCGCAGATCGTTGCTGGAGCTGGGCCGCCGCCTGTGCGACGCGGGTGTCCTTGACGTGCCGGAGGCAGTCTTCCACCTGCGCCTGGAGGAGCTGGAGGAGATCGAGGACGTGACCGCCCTGCGCGGGCCGCACGCCGAGCGGCTGCGGGAGACCGTCGCCAGGCGGGCGCTCAAGCGGGAGGAGCTCGCCGGGGTGCGGCTCATCGACCCCGCGGCGATCTTCCCGCCGGCCGAGACCGGCGACGCGCTGCTCACCGGTGCCCCGGTCGGTGGCGGCAGCGCGACCGGGCCGGTGAAGGTGATCGCCACGCCCGCCGAGTTCGGCCGGCTGGCCGCCGGTGACGTGCTCGTCTGCCCGTACACGAACCCGTCATGGACGCCGCTGTTCCAGCACGCGGCGGCCGTGGTCGTGGACACCGGCGGCGCGGCCTCGCACGCGGCGATCGTGGCCAGGGAGTACGGCATCCCCGCCGTCATGGGCACCGGCACGGGCACCTCGACGCTCCAGGACGGGCAGCTCGTCACGGTCAACGGCGACACCGGCACGGTGACCAGCCCGGTCACCGCGACGGCGGGCGGCGGCCCAGCCGCCGGCGCGGTCACCGGTCCCGGCGCTTCCTAG
- a CDS encoding PadR family transcriptional regulator, protein MARKTQSLGRFTDVALLVLISLAEGQKHGYRMISDIEQFSGTSLEPGTLYGALMRLEERGWIEAVESAERRKPYRITDGGRDALREQLATLRRVEQAGVRRMAWGQA, encoded by the coding sequence ATGGCTCGCAAGACGCAGTCGCTCGGCCGCTTCACTGATGTGGCGCTACTGGTGCTCATCAGCCTCGCCGAGGGGCAGAAACACGGATACCGGATGATCAGCGACATCGAGCAGTTCTCGGGGACCTCGCTGGAGCCGGGGACGCTCTACGGGGCGCTGATGCGGCTGGAGGAACGCGGCTGGATCGAGGCCGTGGAGTCGGCGGAGCGGCGCAAGCCGTACCGGATCACCGACGGCGGGCGTGACGCGCTGCGGGAGCAGCTCGCCACACTGCGCCGGGTGGAGCAGGCGGGGGTGCGGCGGATGGCTTGGGGGCAGGCATGA
- a CDS encoding NAD-dependent epimerase/dehydratase family protein produces the protein MGKHVVVGSGQVGAHLAAKLIAQGHEVVVVTRSGSGPAGATKVAADVADQTKLIEVTRGADVLYNCVNPAYHRWLTDWPPMAASFLAAAEASGAVYVMLGNLYPYGPVSVPMTEDLPLSSPDPKFQVRARMWADALAAHEAGRIRVTEIRGSDYYGPGATDQSYLGDRFTVPLRAGKPIVSPWPVDLPHTWTYLPDVADTMITAGADERAWGRPWHVPSAEPLTFREMARRMAAVTGSPEPRLRVMPWALVRAAGLFSPMLGELGHVRYQFTAPYVLDSSAFQRTFGAAPTPVETALKATLVG, from the coding sequence ATGGGTAAGCACGTCGTCGTCGGTTCGGGTCAGGTCGGCGCCCACCTGGCCGCCAAGCTCATCGCCCAGGGGCACGAGGTCGTCGTCGTGACCCGCTCGGGCAGCGGCCCCGCCGGCGCCACCAAGGTGGCCGCGGACGTCGCCGACCAGACCAAGCTCATCGAGGTCACCCGGGGCGCGGACGTCCTGTACAACTGCGTCAACCCCGCCTACCACCGCTGGCTCACCGACTGGCCGCCGATGGCCGCCTCGTTCCTGGCCGCCGCCGAGGCGAGCGGCGCCGTCTACGTGATGCTCGGCAACCTCTACCCGTACGGGCCCGTGTCCGTCCCGATGACCGAGGACCTGCCGCTCTCCTCCCCTGACCCCAAGTTCCAGGTACGCGCCAGGATGTGGGCCGACGCGCTCGCCGCGCACGAGGCGGGCCGGATCAGGGTCACCGAGATCCGCGGCTCCGACTACTACGGCCCCGGTGCCACCGACCAGTCCTACCTGGGCGACCGCTTCACCGTGCCGCTCAGGGCCGGCAAGCCGATCGTGTCGCCCTGGCCGGTCGACCTGCCGCACACCTGGACGTACCTGCCGGACGTGGCCGACACGATGATCACGGCGGGCGCCGACGAGCGCGCCTGGGGCAGGCCGTGGCACGTGCCCAGCGCGGAGCCGCTGACCTTCCGCGAGATGGCGCGGCGCATGGCCGCCGTGACCGGCAGCCCCGAGCCCCGGCTGCGGGTGATGCCGTGGGCGCTGGTGCGCGCGGCCGGGCTCTTCTCGCCCATGCTCGGCGAGCTGGGGCACGTCCGCTACCAGTTCACCGCGCCGTACGTGCTCGACTCCTCGGCCTTCCAGCGCACGTTCGGCGCCGCGCCTACCCCGGTCGAGACGGCACTCAAGGCTACGCTCGTCGGATGA
- a CDS encoding Gfo/Idh/MocA family protein, producing MKIAMIGLGDIAEKAYLPVLAAQPALDLHLCTRNEARLQRLGDTYRIGARFTSVDEVIKAGVDAAFVHAATHAHPELVEPLLSAGIHVYVDKPIAYTLAESEKLVRLAEAEGRSLMVGFNRRHAPGYAELAAHPRHLVLMEKHRHNNPEAPRKAVFDDFIHVADTLRFLAPGPVTGTTIRTRVRDGLIEHIVLELSGHGFTAIGVMNRMSGASEETCAAMGDGAKRRVVNLGDVIDYQGGETLARRPDWVPVAQQRGIEQVCLEFLAAVRDGRRIDAADALATHALCEEIVLQAGS from the coding sequence ATGAAGATAGCCATGATCGGTCTGGGCGACATCGCGGAGAAGGCCTACCTTCCCGTGCTGGCCGCTCAGCCCGCTCTCGACCTGCACCTCTGCACCCGTAACGAGGCCCGGCTGCAGCGGCTCGGCGACACCTACCGGATCGGCGCCCGCTTCACCAGCGTGGACGAGGTGATCAAGGCGGGGGTGGACGCGGCGTTCGTGCACGCGGCCACCCACGCCCACCCCGAGCTCGTCGAGCCGCTGCTCAGCGCCGGGATCCACGTCTACGTCGACAAGCCGATCGCCTACACGCTGGCCGAGTCGGAGAAGCTCGTCCGCCTGGCGGAGGCCGAGGGCAGGTCCCTGATGGTGGGCTTCAACCGCCGCCACGCCCCCGGGTACGCCGAGCTGGCCGCCCACCCCCGCCATCTCGTCCTGATGGAGAAGCACCGCCACAACAACCCCGAGGCCCCGCGCAAGGCGGTCTTCGACGACTTCATCCACGTCGCCGACACGCTCAGGTTCCTGGCGCCCGGCCCCGTCACCGGCACCACGATCAGGACCCGCGTCAGGGACGGCCTCATCGAGCACATCGTCCTGGAGCTGTCGGGCCACGGCTTCACCGCCATCGGCGTGATGAACCGGATGAGCGGCGCCTCCGAGGAGACCTGCGCCGCCATGGGCGACGGCGCCAAGCGGCGGGTGGTCAACCTCGGCGACGTCATCGACTACCAGGGCGGCGAGACCCTCGCCCGGCGGCCCGACTGGGTGCCGGTCGCCCAGCAGCGCGGCATCGAGCAGGTCTGCCTGGAGTTCCTGGCGGCGGTGCGCGACGGGCGGCGCATCGACGCCGCCGACGCGCTGGCCACCCACGCCCTCTGCGAGGAGATCGTCCTCCAGGCAGGCTCGTGA
- a CDS encoding TetR/AcrR family transcriptional regulator produces the protein MVTDHRKLPRRRGEALSAAIYQATLDELAEVGYAGLTMEGVAERAKASKASLYRRWPTRIELVMEAVYQSLPSPESSPDTGNLRDDLVAMLTRTAQALSGPAGEAMRGLLGEALRGESPLSTLRRNSQGTARKLMEEIVRRAVERGEVDPADVTPRRLDSGHALLRHHFLFEGPPIPERLVAEIVDEVLVPLLQPTARATG, from the coding sequence ATGGTCACCGACCACCGCAAGCTGCCACGACGCCGGGGCGAGGCGCTCAGCGCCGCGATCTACCAGGCCACCCTCGACGAGCTGGCCGAGGTCGGCTACGCCGGGCTGACCATGGAGGGGGTCGCCGAGCGGGCCAAGGCCAGCAAGGCCTCGCTCTACCGGCGCTGGCCCACCCGCATCGAGCTGGTGATGGAGGCGGTCTACCAGTCGCTGCCCAGCCCGGAGAGCTCGCCCGACACCGGCAATCTGCGGGACGACCTGGTCGCCATGCTCACCCGTACGGCGCAGGCCCTGTCGGGGCCGGCCGGTGAGGCGATGCGCGGGCTGCTCGGCGAGGCGTTGCGCGGGGAGTCGCCGCTGAGCACCCTGCGGCGCAACTCCCAGGGCACGGCCAGGAAGCTGATGGAGGAGATCGTGCGGCGGGCGGTCGAGCGCGGTGAGGTGGATCCCGCGGACGTCACCCCCCGCCGCCTCGACTCCGGGCACGCGCTGCTGCGTCACCACTTCCTCTTCGAGGGGCCGCCGATCCCGGAGCGGCTGGTGGCCGAGATCGTGGACGAGGTGCTCGTGCCGCTGCTCCAACCAACCGCGCGGGCGACCGGCTGA
- a CDS encoding TetR/AcrR family transcriptional regulator: MTASRTARERVRAELTKEITDIARRQLATEGAGGLSLRAVAREMGMVSSAIYRYFPSRDDLLTALIIDSYNALGAAVEHSEAATPREDHLGRWLAACRAVREWGVAHPHEYALIYGSPVPGYQAPQDTVEARVRDVAVLGRVMSDAWQAGAVRVPEEDLPADLEPDVAGFRELMPAVPDNVIWRALAAWTTLYGWVNFEVFGQFDNTIENRREAFEHSMRLAAGTIGLAQ, encoded by the coding sequence ATGACAGCCAGCCGCACCGCCAGAGAACGCGTCAGGGCCGAGCTCACCAAAGAGATCACCGACATCGCGCGCCGCCAGCTCGCCACCGAAGGGGCCGGCGGCCTGTCACTCCGCGCGGTGGCCCGGGAGATGGGCATGGTCTCCTCGGCCATCTACCGCTACTTCCCGAGCCGCGACGACCTGCTCACCGCGCTGATCATCGACAGCTACAACGCCCTCGGCGCGGCCGTCGAGCACAGCGAGGCCGCGACCCCCCGCGAGGACCACCTCGGGCGATGGCTCGCCGCCTGCCGCGCCGTGCGCGAGTGGGGGGTCGCCCATCCGCACGAGTACGCCCTGATCTACGGCTCCCCCGTCCCCGGCTACCAGGCGCCCCAGGACACGGTGGAGGCCCGCGTACGCGACGTGGCCGTGCTGGGCCGCGTCATGTCCGACGCCTGGCAGGCGGGCGCGGTGCGGGTCCCCGAGGAGGACCTGCCCGCCGACCTGGAGCCGGACGTGGCGGGCTTCCGCGAACTCATGCCCGCCGTGCCCGACAACGTGATCTGGCGCGCGCTCGCGGCCTGGACCACCCTGTACGGGTGGGTCAACTTCGAGGTGTTCGGCCAGTTCGACAACACGATCGAGAACCGGCGGGAGGCGTTCGAGCACAGCATGCGGCTGGCGGCGGGCACGATCGGACTTGCTCAGTAG